The genomic region GTGCCAATCCCGGCGGCGGCCTGCATCAGCGCACGGTCGGTGGCCCCGATCCCATTCCAGCCCGGGACGACCGGGATCCCCGTTCGCTCCATCAGCCGCCGAGCCTCAATCTTGTCACCGAGCCGTGCAATCACTTCAGCGGGAGGCCCGACAAAGACCAGGCTCGCCTCGCGAACCGCATCGGCGAACGCAGCGCTCTCGGAGAGAAACCCGTAGCCGGGGTGAACGGCGTCGGCTCCCACCGTCCGGGCGGCGCCGATGAGGCGTCCCACGTGCAGGTAGCTCTCCTGGGGCTCCGCCGGCCCGATCGGGACGGCCTCGTCCGCGAGGCGTACGTGAGGAGCGTCGCGGTCCACCTCAGAGTAAACCGCCACCGCGACCAGTCCCAATTCCCGGCACGCCCGGATGATGCGCACCGCGACTTCACCGCGGTTGGCGATCAGGACCTTGCGCACTGCTACATCCGGAAGACGCCCGGCCGCATCCCCCGCAGGGGCGCGTTGAGGGCGACGGACAGGCTCAACGCCAGCACGGTCCGGGTTTCGGCCGGATCGATGATGCCGTCGTCCCACAGGCGCGCGGTGCTGTAGTAGGGGCTCCCCTCTTCCTCGTACTTGGCCAGGATCGGGGTGACCAGGGCGTCCTCCTCGTCTCGGGTGATCGCTTTCCCTTCGCGGCGCAACTGATCGCGCTTGATCGTGAGGAGAACGGTCGCCGCCTGTTCGCCGCCCATGACTGAGATTCGGGCATTCGGCCACATCCACAGAAATCGAGGTTCGTAGGCCCGGCCGCACATCGCATAGTTCCCGGCGCCGTAGGATCCCCCGACGATCACCGTGAGCCGCGGGACCCCGGAGGTGGCGACCGCGTGCACCATCTTGGCGCCGGCGCGGGCGATGCCCGCGGCCTCATACTGGCGGCCGATGATAAACCCGGTGATATTCTGCAGAAAGATCATCGGGATCCGTCGCTGACCGCACAACTCGATGAAATGTGCCCCTTTTTCAGCGCTCTCCACGAACAGGACACCGTTGTTTGCGAGGATCCCTACGGGAATGCCGTGCAGGCGGGCGAATCCCGTAACCAGCGTCGGGCCGTACCGGGCCTTGAACTCCTGAAACCGGCTCCCGTCTACCAGGCGCGCGATGATCTCCCGGGCATCGAACTGCCGCCGGAGGTCCTGGGGGAGGATCCCGTAGATCTCCCGCGGATCGTAGCGGGGCTCCTCGGGAGGGGCGAGATCGAGGGCAACGCGCTTCACCCGGTTCAGGGTGCGGACGATCTCGCGCAGGATGGCGATGGCGTGCCCATCGTCTTCCGCGTAGTGATCGGCAACACCACTCCGGCGGGTGTGGACGTCCGCCCCACCGAGATCTTCGGCCGACACCTCTTCGCCGGTCGCGGCCTTGACCAAGGGAGGACCTCCGAGAAAGATCGTTCCCGTCCCGCGGACGATCACCGTCTCGTCGGCCATGGCGGGCACGTAGGCGCCGCCCGCGGTGCACGATCCGAGAACTGCGGCGATCTGGGGAATCCCTTGGGCCGACAACCGGGCTTGGTTGTAAAAGATCCGTCCGAAGTGCTCGCGGTCGGGGAAGACCTCCGCCTGGAGCGGAAGGAACGCCCCGCCAGAATCCACCAGGTAGAGACAGGGAAGATGATTCTCCAGGGCGATCTGCTGGGCGCGGAGGTGTTTCTTTACCGTAACCGGGTAGTAGGTCCCGCCCTTCACCGTGGCGTCGTTGGCCACAATCATGCACTCGAGGTCCCCGACGCGGCCGACCCCCGTGACGATTCCGGCGGAAGGCGCCTCTCCCCGGTACATCTCCCAACCGGCCAGCGCCCCGGTCTCGAGGAATGGTGACCGCGGATCCAGAAGGAGATCGATCCGCTCGCGCGCGGTCTTCTTGCCCAGTTCGCGATGCCTGGCCTGCGCGCGCCGTCCTCCCCCCTCCCGCACCTCCGCCAGCCGCGCCGCAAGGGTGTGGACGTGTTCCTCGTGGCACGCGCGGTTGGCGGCGAACTCCGGCGAGTGCGTGTCGACCCGTGACTCGAGAACCGGCATCGTCCCTGCTATTCACCCCGCGCGGAGTTCGCCCCTCTCCCACCCTTTCGCCTGGAGCCGGTCGCAGCAACCTAGAGATTGGGGGTCGGGCGGTAAGCGTCAAACCGGACGCGGAGGCGTTCAACCTCCGCGTCGGGGAGGAGCATCGGGTTGCCCAACTGGCGGGCGCGGTAGTAGAGCGTGGCGACATACTCGACCACGCCGGCCACCATGATCCCCTCGGCCAGGGTCCGACCCGCGGTCAGGACACCGTGGTGCTGAAGGAGCACCGCCTTGCCGTCCCCCATCACCTCGGCCGCCGCGTCACCCAGTTCGACGGTACCGTACGTGGCGTAGGCCGCCACCGGGATCCGCCGCCCGGCGACCGCGATCAGGTAGTGAACGGCCGGAATCTCAAGGCCCAAACACGCGAACGTCGTGGCGTACGGCGAATGGGTGTGGACGACCGCCCGGGCCCACGGACGGCGACGGTACACACACAGGTGCATCGGCGTCTCGCTCGATGGCCGGAACCTTCCATCGACGACCCGACCCTGGTCATCGACGATGACGATGTCGGTCGGGCTCATGGAGTCGTACGGAACCGCAGATGGGGTGATGGCCACGTAGCCGGTGTCCGGGTCGCATGCGCTGACGTTTCCGGCGGTCCCGGAGACCAAGCCGAGCCGTACGATCTCCTTCGCTGCGTCCGCCACTGCTTGTCGCGTGCCCTCCAAGAGCATCGGGTCCTCCCGGCGACTGACCGCTGCCTGAGACGCGCCTCCGAGTCTGCTGGCAATCACGAACGTCTTCCCCTTGATTGGCGGCTGGCTGCAGGCGCCCCTTTAGGGCATAAACACGCGGGCGGCCACTCGACCGCCTCCCGGAGAGCTGGCGAGCACACGCCCACCCGGTCAGCGCATCTTCTGCTGGCCGTGGCGGTGCTGTCGGGCATCATCAAGGCGGGCTGGTGGTACTTGATGTCGATCGAATCCGCTGACGGGCTTTCCCCGGCCGCAAGGTCACCGGGTGCGGGCACGCCGAGGTTCCCAGATATTGCGCAAGGACCGGGCGCTCACGGGTCAACCGCACAAGAGGGTTGGCGGCGAATACCCGGTCGGGATCAGCACGCGATCTTCGATCTCTCCGACCAGATCGCCGTGCGCGGCGCTCGTCACTCGCTTGATTTCCTTCCATTCCTCGTCCGCCATGAATTTGGTCCACGCCGCCGTTTTCGTTTCCTCGTCAGCCCACGCCAGCAGATACACAAACTCGGTTCGGCGGGGCGTCCTGGCTTCCCACATGGCGACGATGGTGAAGCCGTACTTTCGCATGACGCGCGCGGCCTGGTCTCGGAAGCGTGCGTGGAAGGCAGGCTTGTTGCGCTCGAAAATCTCGTAGATTCGGAGCTGGTGGATCACCGCGACCCTCCGCGACGTTTCGCTCAACGGTGCTGTGTAAGTGCGCAATTGAACGAGAACATAGAGCGAAACCCTTTGGGATCTGATCAAGCCGGGTGGCTAAACACCAACCCCCCCAATCCCAATTCCGTTCGACGACACAGACTCCCTGTTTTCCGAAGGCGGCTATCGAACACAACGCGCCAGCTGATCCACCTGGTCAGAGGAAAGGGACCAAGGACACCCGACTGCGCTGACCGTTCGCCGGGCCCGCGACGAACGACACATGCCTCAGGACGACCCGTGGGTTCGGCGCTTACTCCAGCGCATCTTGATGGCCTTGTGGGCGATCTCGCGGCGACGCTTCGCGCTGAGGGCCTTCGCTCGAGCACGACCACCCTTCTTCGCCATGGCCGCAAGGAACTTCTTCACCGCCCGAGGAGCCGTCATGCCCCTATTCTACTTGGCAGGCAGGTACGAACACAAGGGCGCGTATTGACGTACGTGCCTGGCAAGTATAGAATCAGAAAGCCGGGCGTGCACATACCGCTCAAGGAAGTGGTGGACCATGACCGACCTTGAACAGGAGTTTTGCGCCGAACAGCGGGAGATGGAGGCGGCGGAGTGCCTGCGGTCGGTGTACGAAGAGAGCCATCGGGCGCTTTTGCACACCGTCCAAGCGATCGAGGGGTTGGTCGGAGGACTCCGGGAGGGCCGAGACGTCGCCCCCGACGTAGTGTTGTCCCGAGGGTTAGAACTGATGAAGCGGCTACGGCACGCAGGTGAGCTGCTC from bacterium harbors:
- a CDS encoding carboxyl transferase domain-containing protein; protein product: MPVLESRVDTHSPEFAANRACHEEHVHTLAARLAEVREGGGRRAQARHRELGKKTARERIDLLLDPRSPFLETGALAGWEMYRGEAPSAGIVTGVGRVGDLECMIVANDATVKGGTYYPVTVKKHLRAQQIALENHLPCLYLVDSGGAFLPLQAEVFPDREHFGRIFYNQARLSAQGIPQIAAVLGSCTAGGAYVPAMADETVIVRGTGTIFLGGPPLVKAATGEEVSAEDLGGADVHTRRSGVADHYAEDDGHAIAILREIVRTLNRVKRVALDLAPPEEPRYDPREIYGILPQDLRRQFDAREIIARLVDGSRFQEFKARYGPTLVTGFARLHGIPVGILANNGVLFVESAEKGAHFIELCGQRRIPMIFLQNITGFIIGRQYEAAGIARAGAKMVHAVATSGVPRLTVIVGGSYGAGNYAMCGRAYEPRFLWMWPNARISVMGGEQAATVLLTIKRDQLRREGKAITRDEEDALVTPILAKYEEEGSPYYSTARLWDDGIIDPAETRTVLALSLSVALNAPLRGMRPGVFRM
- a CDS encoding class II aldolase/adducin family protein, which gives rise to MLLEGTRQAVADAAKEIVRLGLVSGTAGNVSACDPDTGYVAITPSAVPYDSMSPTDIVIVDDQGRVVDGRFRPSSETPMHLCVYRRRPWARAVVHTHSPYATTFACLGLEIPAVHYLIAVAGRRIPVAAYATYGTVELGDAAAEVMGDGKAVLLQHHGVLTAGRTLAEGIMVAGVVEYVATLYYRARQLGNPMLLPDAEVERLRVRFDAYRPTPNL
- a CDS encoding NIPSNAP family protein — encoded protein: MIHQLRIYEIFERNKPAFHARFRDQAARVMRKYGFTIVAMWEARTPRRTEFVYLLAWADEETKTAAWTKFMADEEWKEIKRVTSAAHGDLVGEIEDRVLIPTGYSPPTLLCG